A stretch of the Mycolicibacterium celeriflavum genome encodes the following:
- a CDS encoding IspD/TarI family cytidylyltransferase, producing the protein MSIREPHAVAVVLAAGMGARVGAAGNKAYLPLAGRPMVAWSLETLSRVSDVERIVLVYRRGELDLARDVVARELPMARVEFVEGGDSRHSSELNVLRHLTAAIESGSIDVVLIHDAARPVAGPEMFARALAVAREFGGAIPALPLTDVVTTELQQPAGAPTLVRVQTPQAFRAVPLLEAYRSAERHRFEGTDTSSCIEAFTDVAVHTFPGELRNIKVTFARDIAIAEHLLAGVSTNGDSP; encoded by the coding sequence ATGAGCATCCGGGAACCCCACGCCGTGGCCGTGGTGCTGGCCGCGGGCATGGGGGCCAGGGTCGGTGCCGCCGGCAACAAGGCCTACCTTCCGCTGGCGGGTCGGCCGATGGTGGCGTGGTCGCTGGAGACTCTCAGCCGAGTGTCCGACGTCGAGCGCATCGTGTTGGTCTACCGGCGCGGCGAGCTCGACCTGGCTCGCGACGTGGTGGCGCGCGAATTGCCAATGGCCCGGGTGGAGTTCGTCGAGGGCGGTGACAGCCGGCACAGTTCGGAGCTCAACGTGCTGCGCCATCTCACCGCCGCGATCGAGTCCGGGTCGATCGACGTGGTGCTGATTCACGACGCCGCGCGGCCGGTGGCCGGCCCGGAGATGTTCGCCCGCGCGCTCGCGGTCGCGCGCGAGTTCGGCGGTGCCATACCCGCGTTGCCGCTGACCGATGTGGTGACCACCGAGCTACAGCAACCGGCTGGAGCGCCAACGCTGGTTCGGGTGCAGACGCCGCAGGCCTTCCGGGCCGTCCCGCTGCTCGAGGCGTACCGCAGCGCGGAGCGTCACCGCTTCGAGGGCACCGATACGTCGTCGTGCATCGAGGCGTTCACCGATGTTGCGGTGCATACGTTTCCGGGCGAACTGCGCAACATCAAGGTCACTTTCGCGCGCGACATCGCGATCGCCGAGCATCTCTTGGCCGGCGTCAGCACGAATGGTGACTCGCCATGA
- a CDS encoding low temperature requirement protein A, whose translation MSETEHPPPAIPHRVRRMSGRDPDEQHRVATPLELLFDLTFVVAFGIAANEFAHLLAENHVGPGLLGFAFATFAVCWAWINFSWFASAYDTDDWIYRLMTMLQMVGVIVMALGFPPMFASIDHGGHVDNRVMVAGYVVMRIALVGQWLRAAAQDPQHRSACLTYVAAVTFAQALWIVSIFLDTSGPVTLVIVVVLIGIETLGPLLAETRRGGTPWHAHHIAERYGLLTIIALGEGVVGTVASLTAVVNSQGWTFDAAFVVVAGIGLTFAMWWMYFLMPQAERLHTRRDRSFWFGYFPMVMLGAIVATGAGLHAAAYYIEHHSELGSVGTVLTVAVPVGIFVVSVYALHALMVRSVAAVHVLLIGLTVAVLGLAVWLAAAGISMANCLLVVTLAPIATVVGHEIIGGNRRSRTGLRT comes from the coding sequence ATGAGCGAGACAGAGCACCCACCGCCGGCCATACCGCACCGGGTGCGCAGGATGTCCGGTCGCGATCCCGACGAGCAGCACCGCGTGGCCACGCCGCTGGAACTGCTCTTCGATCTGACGTTCGTGGTCGCGTTCGGCATCGCGGCCAACGAGTTCGCCCACCTGCTCGCCGAGAACCACGTCGGCCCGGGGCTGCTCGGTTTCGCGTTCGCGACCTTCGCGGTGTGCTGGGCGTGGATCAACTTCAGTTGGTTCGCGTCGGCCTACGACACCGACGACTGGATCTACCGGCTGATGACCATGCTGCAGATGGTCGGCGTCATCGTCATGGCGCTCGGGTTCCCGCCGATGTTCGCGTCCATCGACCATGGTGGACACGTCGACAACCGGGTCATGGTCGCCGGGTACGTCGTGATGCGTATCGCCTTGGTGGGGCAGTGGTTACGGGCCGCCGCGCAGGACCCCCAGCACCGCTCCGCATGCCTGACGTACGTAGCCGCCGTCACCTTCGCTCAGGCGCTGTGGATCGTCAGCATCTTCCTGGACACGTCGGGACCGGTGACATTGGTGATCGTCGTCGTGCTGATCGGAATCGAGACGCTGGGCCCACTGCTCGCGGAGACCCGTCGTGGCGGCACGCCGTGGCACGCCCACCACATCGCCGAACGCTACGGGCTGCTGACGATCATCGCGCTCGGCGAGGGGGTGGTCGGCACGGTCGCGTCGTTGACGGCGGTGGTCAACTCACAGGGCTGGACGTTCGATGCCGCGTTCGTCGTCGTGGCCGGCATCGGGCTCACGTTCGCGATGTGGTGGATGTACTTCCTGATGCCGCAGGCCGAGCGACTGCACACCCGGCGCGACCGGTCCTTCTGGTTCGGGTACTTCCCGATGGTGATGCTGGGCGCCATCGTCGCGACCGGTGCCGGTCTGCATGCGGCCGCCTACTACATCGAGCACCATTCCGAACTCGGCTCGGTCGGAACCGTGCTGACGGTCGCCGTGCCCGTGGGCATCTTCGTGGTGTCGGTGTACGCGCTCCACGCGCTCATGGTGCGCTCGGTGGCGGCCGTGCATGTGCTGCTGATCGGGCTCACCGTCGCGGTGCTCGGCTTGGCGGTGTGGCTTGCGGCGGCGGGGATCTCGATGGCCAACTGCCTGCTGGTCGTCACGTTGGCGCCGATCGCGACCGTCGTCGGCCACGAAATCATCGGAGGAAACCGCCGCTCGCGGACCGGTTTGCGGACCTGA
- a CDS encoding ABC transporter substrate-binding protein: MPGAARTGSIVIVCAAVVLALTTACSGERSSATGQTLPELEPLAAVGAGEGRLNLVAWAGYAEDGSNNRDADWVTPFEQQTGCQTEVTLGNTSDEMVRLMRSGNYDGVSASGDATLRLIYAGDVAPVNTSLVPNYEDISSFLKDKSWNSVDGQMYGIPHGWGANLLMYNIEVVRDAPNSWAAVFDDADRYKGKVTAYDSPIYIADAALYLSKTKPALGIEDPYSLTGEQLDAAVELLEKQRMNIGEYWSDYTKEVQAFESGASVIGTTWQVIANTIGARNKVQVNTVLPKEGSTGWSDTWMISSTAAHPNCMYKWMDWISSPEVNAQAAEFFGEAPANVKACEHTTEPDFCDIYHATDAGFAAKIHYWTTPQKDCVDGTGDDCTTYDEWTARWQQIKG; encoded by the coding sequence ATGCCGGGCGCCGCGCGAACCGGTTCGATCGTCATCGTCTGCGCCGCCGTCGTGCTGGCACTGACGACCGCGTGTTCGGGCGAGCGGAGTTCGGCGACCGGCCAGACGCTTCCCGAACTCGAACCGCTCGCCGCGGTCGGCGCCGGCGAAGGACGGCTCAACTTGGTCGCCTGGGCGGGCTACGCCGAAGACGGCTCCAACAACCGCGACGCCGACTGGGTGACGCCATTCGAACAACAGACCGGCTGTCAGACGGAGGTGACGCTCGGAAACACCTCCGACGAGATGGTCCGGTTGATGCGCAGCGGGAACTACGACGGCGTCTCGGCATCCGGCGATGCAACGCTACGCCTCATCTACGCCGGCGATGTGGCACCCGTCAACACCTCGCTGGTGCCGAACTACGAAGACATTTCGTCGTTCCTCAAGGACAAATCGTGGAATTCGGTCGACGGCCAGATGTACGGCATTCCGCACGGCTGGGGCGCCAACCTGCTGATGTACAACATCGAGGTCGTCCGCGACGCGCCCAACTCGTGGGCCGCGGTGTTCGACGACGCCGACAGGTACAAGGGCAAGGTCACCGCATACGACTCCCCCATCTACATCGCCGACGCGGCGTTGTACCTGTCCAAGACGAAACCCGCACTGGGAATTGAGGATCCGTACTCCTTGACCGGTGAACAACTCGACGCCGCGGTCGAACTGCTCGAGAAGCAACGCATGAACATCGGCGAGTACTGGTCGGACTACACCAAGGAGGTGCAGGCCTTCGAGTCCGGCGCCTCGGTCATCGGCACCACCTGGCAGGTGATCGCCAACACGATCGGCGCGCGCAACAAGGTTCAGGTCAACACGGTGCTGCCCAAGGAGGGCTCCACCGGTTGGTCGGACACCTGGATGATCTCGTCGACGGCCGCTCACCCCAACTGCATGTACAAGTGGATGGACTGGATCTCCTCGCCGGAGGTCAACGCCCAAGCCGCCGAGTTCTTCGGTGAGGCGCCCGCGAACGTGAAGGCCTGTGAGCACACCACCGAGCCCGACTTCTGCGACATCTACCACGCCACCGACGCCGGCTTCGCCGCCAAGATCCACTACTGGACCACGCCCCAGAAGGACTGCGTCGACGGCACCGGCGACGACTGCACGACGTACGACGAGTGGACCGCCAGGTGGCAGCAGATCAAGGGGTGA
- a CDS encoding MerR family transcriptional regulator has protein sequence MAEYRLDELAQISGVSARNIRAYRERGLLDPPRRVGRSAFYDDYHLSQLRTINQLHRRGFSSAHIAEFFASLRRGADLADILGIQRAVLGPRTESGDAGPTAADTAVEALDIDPDSDEGRRLVEYGLAQLADGVMRLTDPAMAQVVARAADQHGYVSALLQIFEASGRAIDGLAEGFLHVLDECVAARFGEGRGPRPEEAEELGRLVRDYRDLWTSVVSLRLDKALQEHTAGAGSRYAEGVVLSGRRES, from the coding sequence TTGGCTGAGTACCGCCTCGATGAACTGGCGCAGATCTCCGGTGTCAGCGCCCGCAACATCCGCGCCTACCGCGAACGTGGCCTGCTCGATCCGCCGCGGCGAGTCGGCCGCTCGGCGTTCTACGACGACTATCACCTGTCGCAGCTGCGCACCATCAACCAGTTGCACCGCCGTGGTTTCAGCTCGGCCCACATCGCCGAGTTCTTCGCCAGCCTCCGGCGAGGCGCCGATCTCGCCGACATTCTCGGAATTCAACGGGCCGTCCTGGGCCCGAGAACCGAATCCGGTGACGCCGGGCCCACGGCGGCCGACACCGCGGTGGAAGCGCTCGACATCGACCCCGACAGCGACGAGGGGCGCCGGCTGGTCGAGTACGGCCTGGCACAACTGGCCGACGGTGTCATGAGGTTGACCGATCCCGCGATGGCGCAAGTCGTGGCGCGCGCGGCGGACCAGCACGGCTACGTCAGTGCGCTGCTGCAGATCTTCGAGGCCTCTGGCCGGGCGATCGACGGGCTGGCGGAGGGGTTCTTACACGTGCTCGACGAATGCGTGGCCGCGCGGTTCGGTGAGGGCCGGGGGCCCCGGCCCGAGGAGGCCGAAGAGCTGGGCCGGTTGGTGCGCGACTACCGCGACCTGTGGACGAGCGTGGTGTCGCTTCGCCTGGACAAGGCGTTGCAAGAGCACACGGCGGGCGCCGGCTCCAGGTACGCCGAAGGCGTCGTGCTCAGCGGCCGCCGCGAGTCCTGA
- a CDS encoding IspD/TarI family cytidylyltransferase, with amino-acid sequence MTASPDQRLSAIVPLPSAEHTAAVFHPLAGHAPLARVVRHCLDAVADPARVVVAVAEHLAGEVRELLTREGMPAVAVAVTDGSATREQCLTAALEYVVRQPVSTLFVLVYDVRQPLTPSGLADRVIERLVDGAPVVLPVLPVTDSVKVVDERGAVITSVDRSTLQAVQFPRGFAADHLARLLTESAGEFDEAVAAIRSATPITTVVGDTQAVIAELPRDASFLEALMASHHSC; translated from the coding sequence GTGACGGCGTCTCCTGACCAACGTCTCTCGGCGATCGTGCCGTTGCCGTCAGCAGAACACACTGCGGCGGTGTTCCACCCACTTGCGGGTCACGCGCCCCTGGCGCGCGTCGTGCGGCATTGCCTGGACGCGGTCGCCGATCCAGCCCGTGTCGTCGTGGCGGTCGCCGAACACCTTGCCGGGGAGGTCCGCGAGCTACTCACCCGCGAAGGAATGCCCGCGGTTGCGGTGGCAGTGACCGACGGGTCCGCCACCCGGGAACAATGTTTGACAGCCGCGCTCGAATACGTTGTGCGCCAGCCTGTTTCAACGCTGTTCGTGCTCGTGTACGACGTCCGGCAACCGCTGACCCCGTCGGGATTGGCGGACCGGGTGATCGAGCGCCTGGTGGACGGAGCTCCCGTGGTGCTGCCCGTGCTGCCGGTCACCGACAGCGTGAAAGTCGTCGACGAGCGCGGGGCGGTCATCACGTCGGTGGATCGCTCGACCCTTCAGGCCGTGCAGTTCCCGCGCGGATTCGCCGCCGATCACCTCGCTCGGTTGCTCACCGAGTCGGCCGGTGAGTTCGACGAGGCCGTCGCGGCGATTCGTTCGGCCACGCCGATCACCACCGTCGTCGGCGACACGCAGGCCGTCATCGCCGAACTGCCGCGCGACGCCTCGTTCCTCGAGGCGCTCATGGCGAGTCACCATTCGTGCTGA
- a CDS encoding MFS transporter, whose translation MRPWIVWATGLFAYIVAVLDRTTLGVSGLDAAERFQASPSLLSTFVVLQVIVYAGAQVPAGLLLDRFGSKNLILVGATLMATGQLALAFTESLPTAIGARALLGLGDAVTFISVLRLVPHWFSHRQVPLVTQLTGICGQLGQILSAVPFFAVLNAWGWSTAYASVAALGVLSMVLTVALVKNTPNGNAVEVETISVRETLTSVKTVWLRPGTRLGFFTHMGTQFSVTVFALMWGVPYLTSAQSLSAGLAGTLLTVSVLAAITAGVLIGIFTGRRPHRRSRLVLAIIASNALMWTVVLALPGPAPLWLLVVLIVVISVGGPGSMVGFDFARTFNPSATLGTASGLVNMGGFIASLLVMQAMGVILDTAGEISFDSFRAAWIVQYAIWALAVVGIVITRRKTRRLMMVEQERMLLEGLDTRPA comes from the coding sequence GTGCGTCCCTGGATCGTCTGGGCCACCGGACTGTTCGCATACATCGTTGCAGTTCTCGACCGCACCACGTTGGGCGTCTCCGGCCTCGATGCGGCAGAACGGTTCCAAGCCAGTCCCAGCCTGCTGTCGACGTTCGTCGTCCTGCAGGTCATCGTCTACGCCGGCGCGCAGGTGCCCGCGGGTTTGCTGCTGGACCGCTTCGGCTCCAAGAATTTGATCCTCGTCGGCGCCACGCTGATGGCGACCGGCCAACTCGCGCTCGCGTTCACCGAATCGCTGCCGACCGCCATCGGCGCGCGAGCGCTGCTGGGCTTGGGCGACGCAGTCACGTTCATCTCGGTGCTGCGGCTGGTGCCGCACTGGTTCAGTCACCGACAGGTTCCTCTGGTCACCCAGCTGACCGGAATCTGCGGGCAGCTCGGTCAGATCCTTTCGGCGGTCCCGTTCTTCGCCGTTCTCAACGCTTGGGGCTGGTCCACGGCATACGCGTCGGTGGCCGCTCTGGGCGTGCTGTCGATGGTCCTGACCGTGGCGCTGGTGAAGAACACTCCGAACGGCAACGCGGTCGAGGTAGAGACGATCTCCGTGCGCGAGACGCTGACCAGCGTCAAGACTGTCTGGCTGCGGCCTGGCACCCGGCTTGGGTTCTTCACCCACATGGGCACCCAGTTCTCGGTGACCGTGTTCGCGCTGATGTGGGGTGTCCCGTATCTGACCAGTGCTCAGAGCCTTTCGGCCGGGTTGGCAGGCACGTTGTTGACGGTTTCGGTGCTGGCCGCCATCACGGCGGGCGTGCTGATCGGCATCTTCACCGGACGGCGCCCACACCGGCGCTCCCGGCTTGTCCTGGCGATCATCGCCAGCAACGCGTTGATGTGGACCGTGGTGTTGGCGTTGCCGGGGCCGGCGCCGCTCTGGCTGCTGGTGGTGCTGATCGTGGTGATCTCGGTGGGCGGTCCCGGGTCGATGGTCGGCTTCGACTTCGCGCGGACCTTCAATCCGAGCGCCACGCTGGGCACCGCTTCCGGCCTGGTCAACATGGGCGGCTTCATCGCCTCGCTGTTGGTGATGCAGGCGATGGGGGTCATCCTCGACACCGCCGGGGAGATCTCGTTCGACTCGTTCCGGGCGGCCTGGATCGTGCAGTACGCGATCTGGGCGCTGGCGGTGGTCGGCATCGTCATCACCCGGCGCAAGACTCGCAGGCTGATGATGGTCGAGCAGGAGAGAATGCTGCTGGAAGGGCTGGATACCCGGCCCGCCTAG
- a CDS encoding ChaB family protein, protein MPKTTKGGSARKSELPSTLKKSDAKAQRTFAKAHDAAAKEYGEGQRAHRVAYSALKHSYEKVGDHWEPKSKKGPSDRRARSGGPNAKGDTAEGVNANSSKKHLMEVARRLDVSGRSTMSKDELVSAIKKANRRATARSR, encoded by the coding sequence ATGCCGAAGACAACGAAGGGTGGTAGTGCCCGAAAGAGCGAACTGCCGAGCACGCTGAAGAAGTCGGACGCCAAGGCCCAGCGGACCTTCGCCAAGGCGCATGACGCCGCGGCCAAGGAGTACGGCGAAGGTCAACGCGCGCACCGAGTCGCCTACAGCGCGCTCAAGCACAGCTACGAGAAGGTCGGCGACCACTGGGAGCCCAAGTCCAAGAAGGGTCCGTCAGACCGTCGAGCACGTAGCGGTGGCCCTAATGCCAAGGGGGACACCGCGGAGGGCGTCAATGCGAACTCTTCCAAGAAACATCTGATGGAAGTCGCTCGGCGGCTGGATGTTTCGGGACGGTCGACGATGTCGAAGGACGAACTGGTATCGGCGATCAAGAAGGCGAACCGCCGCGCGACTGCCCGCAGCCGCTAG